The Planctomicrobium piriforme genome includes a window with the following:
- the lepB gene encoding signal peptidase I encodes MSFIRQTAPVLPTPAAGTFRQVVESFVLLAVAVLLFRGFAAEGFMISTGSMAPTLLGYHRRVVCPDCGFEFARGASEEASDTEAIARDKYDIGFEEPSDIRCPNCSLTAIPFSTLPRTEGDQLLVHKHAYEFRDPRRWEVIVFRNPAEPREAYVKRVAGLPGEQIEIRGGEVFANGVLCRKPLDVQRAIKVPFARFVNRTSGADTDVQSGWQTAESRSRWSISGKNPAFDGLAGPTQIETEWLTYRHWIRAGGRHSSSVPLARWPVKLSFPEGEYSSIQFAEGRLACVGVLSDLERRTWLARCDDPEFQLAINQLFEQSHLAPLVDESGYNSVDEIGEHTVDEFFTSFTLHQVSGQGRIEIRLRDSTNMFAAVLDFGSRECRLLRNDDPIPVRQCTWKPDLPTDQIQVDFSLFDNQATLAINGAPALEPFPYEAEGEPLPVRMPLQLGAANLSFQVTNLTLARDVYYVSKAEKDAPPVQLGPDEFFVLGDNSPVSVDSRVWAEPAVPRRALIGKPLVVHLPSNSRRLQWNGQNHDVRVPDFSRARVVR; translated from the coding sequence ATGTCGTTTATACGTCAGACCGCTCCTGTTCTGCCCACGCCTGCCGCCGGCACATTTCGCCAGGTGGTGGAGTCGTTCGTGCTTTTGGCCGTGGCGGTCCTGCTGTTCCGCGGGTTTGCCGCCGAAGGCTTTATGATCTCGACCGGGTCGATGGCCCCAACCCTGCTCGGCTATCACCGCCGCGTCGTCTGCCCGGATTGCGGGTTCGAATTCGCCCGGGGTGCCTCTGAAGAAGCGAGTGACACCGAAGCAATTGCTCGGGATAAATACGACATTGGCTTCGAAGAACCGTCGGATATTCGTTGCCCGAACTGTTCTCTGACGGCGATCCCCTTCTCGACGCTGCCGCGGACGGAAGGTGACCAGTTGCTGGTTCACAAACACGCGTACGAGTTTCGTGACCCGCGACGGTGGGAAGTGATCGTCTTCCGCAATCCCGCCGAGCCCCGTGAAGCGTATGTGAAACGCGTGGCTGGCCTGCCCGGCGAGCAGATTGAAATCCGTGGTGGAGAGGTCTTTGCGAACGGAGTTCTCTGTCGCAAACCGCTCGACGTGCAACGGGCGATCAAGGTTCCGTTTGCCCGATTTGTGAATCGCACTTCGGGGGCCGACACTGATGTCCAATCCGGCTGGCAGACCGCTGAGTCTCGCTCGCGGTGGTCAATTTCAGGCAAAAATCCGGCATTTGATGGCCTGGCCGGGCCAACTCAAATTGAGACCGAATGGTTGACGTACCGGCATTGGATTCGCGCCGGGGGGCGGCATTCTTCTTCAGTTCCGCTCGCCAGGTGGCCTGTGAAGCTGTCGTTTCCGGAAGGGGAATATTCCTCCATTCAATTCGCGGAGGGGCGGCTTGCCTGCGTCGGCGTGCTGTCCGACCTCGAGCGCCGCACCTGGCTGGCCCGTTGCGACGATCCAGAGTTTCAACTGGCGATCAATCAGCTTTTCGAGCAGTCGCACCTGGCCCCGCTGGTTGACGAATCGGGGTACAACTCGGTCGATGAAATCGGCGAACACACCGTCGATGAGTTCTTCACCTCCTTCACCCTGCATCAGGTCTCCGGACAGGGGCGCATCGAAATCCGCCTGCGGGATTCGACGAATATGTTCGCCGCCGTACTCGACTTTGGATCGCGGGAATGCCGGCTGCTCCGCAATGACGACCCGATCCCGGTCCGGCAATGCACATGGAAACCGGACCTGCCGACCGATCAAATCCAGGTCGACTTTTCGCTCTTCGACAATCAGGCAACTTTGGCGATCAATGGCGCACCTGCGCTGGAACCGTTCCCCTACGAAGCGGAGGGGGAACCGCTACCGGTTCGGATGCCGCTGCAGTTAGGAGCGGCAAATCTCTCGTTTCAGGTGACCAATCTGACCCTGGCCCGGGACGTTTACTACGTTTCCAAAGCGGAGAAAGACGCCCCTCCGGTGCAGTTGGGACCGGATGAGTTCTTCGTACTGGGGGACAACAGCCCGGTTTCCGTCGACAGTCGGGTGTGGGCCGAGCCGGCAGTCCCGCGCCGCGCCCTGATCGGCAAACCGCTGGTCGTGCATCTCCCCTCCAACTCGCGGCGAC